Proteins encoded in a region of the Leishmania infantum JPCM5 genome chromosome 5 genome:
- a CDS encoding minichromosome maintenance protein-like protein — MGGRQGGDGATGAKSAGLPAAAAASAKADAWMDALWEIHCGTPLAGAVRYTDAIVKTMWEVFQPLLSELDVYPLAIADVQPETVTATTAATVPFTDFIVLRLIEPATPARHGHRQRGGDHGDVEEDPQNEFGNALTAVMRTALLEQPYIVLSLVEFFTAVWLYQYEARKLSTSQNVPHGKRRQGDGGAQRARSPTVASAASRAPALRRVYAAVSGDVRHATPFDHLGAAQLGRVLTIKGTVVRMSPARISCVCMSYRCGHCGVVKKQTTQDGVLTYPGPCASARCRGYKWTPLTDQAVCEEVQLLRLQEHTTFFDASSSPASPSGGSGGSGATQQHGGGGNRGNAGGSDSQRMGSGGMHVMIEVELRAPWLDAVTVGDCVCVCGVLETRRGEGKQGGGMQQVCLRARAVRSLRSQETSASSPSLSSIAALQRRQRDGALLSATIGPGGCRDGPWRLAHGGGFAVLADGTSTGGALRGDGEGEADDELMLGAAAQLGGVGPTAMAAAAAASAITALPSGARVSFSSGFDTWSAEEMGRFYEVARHPQWFARLTASVAPSIFGMELVKQALLLSIVGGNRDKNGGETRSSIHVLLVGDPGLGKSQLLRAACAVAPRSAFVCAHTSSSCGLTMTLTRDPVSGETTFEAGAVVHGDGGITCLDEIDKGVQEHKALLEVMEQETVSLAKAGMIFSMPVRTSILAAGNPIGGRFDARKSLAANVNLSPALLTRFDIIACLRNPHGNSGKAQQALTDHILQWHRRGPAAGDGGEGGNGDGQGRGHGAGPLPLPLVQRFLLFCRSQCQPTLCREACDVLQAHYLAQRQHLPEPQYGLAHGATASCAGGAAGHLSDSGSVSGPLPRAAMGLEATVTPRYLQALIRVAEARAKLELRHVATREDAEYAVQLLQSCLNSFDGLAASGSAADVGAGRRPAKLNQRDAVLQRLKLAIVEDNSGVNLLTEQAILDVCESVGCRSAAAMLRQLNEHGFLLQKGNNKYCLRGC; from the coding sequence ATGGGCGGCAGACaaggtggtgatggtgcaACGGGAGCCAAGTCCGCCGGGCTgccagcagccgccgcagcatcgGCGAAGGCCGATGCGTGGATGGACGCGCTCTGGGAGATCCACTGCGGCACCCCCCTCGCCGGCGCGGTGCGCTACACCGACGCCATCGTCAAGACCATGTGGGAGGTGTTTCAACCGCTCCTCAGTGAGCTGGATGTATACCCGCTCGCCATTGCCGATGTGCAGCCGgagacggtgacggcgacgacagccGCCACGGTGCCCTTCACGGACTTTATCGTTCTCCGTCTTATCGAGCCTGCAACGCCTGCCAGACATGGGCACAGACAACGCGGTGGTGACCATGGGGACGTTGAGGAGGACCCCCAAAACGAGTTTGGCAACGCCTTGACCGCGGTGATGCGCACCGCACTACTCGAGCAGCCTTACATCGTGCTCTCCCTCGTGGAGTTCTTCACCGCAGTGTGGCTGTACCAGTACGAAGCACGGAAGCTAAGCACGTCGCAGAATGTGCCGCACGGCAAGCGGCGCCaaggcgacggtggtgcacAACGCGCAAGGTCTCCCACAGTAGCATCAGCGGCATCGCGGGCACCGGCGCTTCGCCGCGTATATGCGGCCGTGAGCGGTGATGTGCGCCACGCAACGCCGTTCGACCACCTCGGTGCTGCACAGCTCGGGCGCGTGCTGACGATCAAAGGAACGGTCGTCCGCATGAGCCCGGCGCGCatctcgtgtgtgtgtatgtcgTACCGCTGCGGTCACTGCGGCGTCGTAAAGAAGCAGACGACCCAAGACGGCGTGCTCACCTACCCGGGCCCgtgcgcgagcgcgcgctgccgcggctacAAGTGGACTCCGCTAACGGATCAGGCGGTAtgcgaggaggtgcagctgcttcggCTGCAAGAGCACACGACCTTCTTTGACGCGTCCTCATCGCCGGCCTCGCctagcggcggcagcggcggcagcggcgccactcagcagcacggcggtggtggcaatAGAGGCAacgctggcggcagcgacagccaACGCATGGGCAGTGGTGGCATGCACGTCATGAtcgaggtggagctgcggGCGCCGTGGCTCGACGCCGTCACGGTGGGCgactgtgtgtgcgtgtgtggcgtcTTAGAGACGCGGCGGGGCGAGGGTAAgcaaggcggcggcatgcagcaggtgtgcctgcgcgccaGGGCGGTGCGGAGTCTGCGCAGCCAGGAGACCTCTGCCAGCTCGCCCTCCTTGAGCAGCATCGcagctctgcagcgccgccaacgcGACGGAGCGCTCCTCTCCGCAACTATAGGTCCAGGTGGTTGCCGCGACGGCCCATGGCGGCtggcgcacggcggcggattCGCCGTGCTCGCGGATGGTACCAGCACTGGTGGTGCTctgcgcggcgacggtgaagGGGAAGCGGACGACGAGCTGATGCTTGGGGCTGCCGCACagctcggcggcgtcggacCCACGgccatggcagcggcggctgccgcgtctgccatcacggcgctgccgtctggCGCCCGtgtctccttctcctccgggTTCGACACCTGGTCTGCCGAGGAGATGGGGCGCTTCTACGAAGTTGCGCGGCACCCGCAGTGGTTTGCGCGACTGACGGCCTCAGTGGCGCCGTCGATCTTCGGCATGGAGCTGGTGAAGCAggctctgctgctctccATTGTCGGCGGCAACCGTGATAAGAATGGCGGTgagacgcgcagcagcatccacgTCCTGCTTGTCGGCGATCCCGGGCTTGGCAAGTCACAGCTGCTTCGTGCGGCCTGCGCTGTAGCGCCGCGCagtgcgtttgtgtgcgcgcacacgtcgtCGTCTTGCGGCCTCACCATGACGCTGACGCGGGACCCCGTATCGGGCGAGACGACGTTCgaggccggcgccgtcgtgcacggcgatggcggcatcACGTGTCTCGACGAGATCGACAAGGGCGTGCAGGAGCACAAGGCGCTGTTGGAGGTGATGGAGCAGGAGACGGTGAGCCTCGCCAAGGCGGGCATGATATTCTCCATGCCCGTGCGCACCTCCATCCTGGCTGCCGGCAACCCCATCGGCGGCCGCTTCGACGCGCGCAAGTCCCTCGCCGCCAACGTGAACCTCTCCCCGGCGCTGCTCACCCGCTTTGACATCATCGCGTGCCTGCGCAACCCCCACGGGAACAGCGgcaaggcgcagcaggcgctgacGGACCACATCCTCCAGTGGCATCGCCGTGGCCCCGCGGCTGGGGACGGCGGTGAGGGCGGCAACGGTGACGGGCAGGGCCGCGGACACGGCGCTGGTCCTCTGCCGCTCCCGCTCGTGCAgcgctttcttctcttctgCCGCTCGCAGTGCCAGCCAACGCTCTGTCGTGAGGCGTGCGACGTCCTGCAGGCGCACtacctcgcgcagcgtcagcaCCTGCCTGAACCGCAGTACGGGCTCGCGCACGGCGCCACGGCTAgctgtgctggtggtgcggcaggtCATCTCTCAGATTCTGGCAGTGTCTCGGGGCCACTTCCCCGAGCTGCCATGGGGCTTGAGGCTACCGTGACCCCGCGCTACCTGCAGGCTCTCATTCGCGTCGCCGAGGCGCGAGCGAagctggagctgcgccacgtggCCACCAGAGAAGATGCCGAGtacgcggtgcagctgctgcagtcgtGTCTGAACTCTTTCGACGGTCTTGCCGCGTCGGGCTCAGCGGCGGATGTCGGCGCAGGCAGGAGGCCCGCAAAGCTGAACCAACGCGatgccgtgctgcagcgactcAAGCTCGCCATCGTCGAGGACAACAGCGGCGTCAACCTGCTCACGGAGCAGGCAATCCTGGACGTGTGCGAATCCgtcggctgccgcagcgccgcggcgatgctCCGCCAGCTGAATGAGCACGGCTTTCTCTTGCAGAAGGGCAACAATAAGTACTGCCTCCGAGGGTGCTGA